The Papio anubis isolate 15944 chromosome 1, Panubis1.0, whole genome shotgun sequence genome window below encodes:
- the LOC116274463 gene encoding uncharacterized protein LOC116274463: protein MAKRSHQPPQSGTGRGGVQGPGAAGGRDGGRPGEAAGAGGWGEPGRRRRRGPGPVTHARRRRRRRLRRRRRRQQQPPRGPAPPAAGLRDNATPGGGPDPAGAGGGETGPFTAISSWAGGGGSLSPSPGEAAPFSVAGLRRCRRIFFTQRGEHPTWRCGRLQQSGRTAARKTSAFFGMTREADGGKPLRLFPETARGRDSSETLGCVLGRRSGALRG, encoded by the coding sequence ATGGCAAAGCGAAGCCACCAACCCCCCCAGAGCGGGACCGGGCGCGGCGGGGTGCAGGGGCCAGGGGCAGCGGGGGGGCGGGATGGGGGCAGACCCGGGGAGGCGGCGGGAGCGGGGGGCTGGggggagcctgggaggaggaggaggagggggccgGGGCCGGTCACACACGCCcgacgccgccgccgccgccgcctccgccgccgccgccgccggcaGCAGCAGCCGCCCCGCGGGCCAGCACCACCGGCTGCCGGTCTCCGTGACAACGCGACCCCAGGGGGGGGGCCGGACCCGGCGGGGGCAGGAGGCGGAGAGACCGGACCTTTCACGGCAATATCCTCATGGGCCGGCGGCGGGGGATCTTTATCCCCCTCCCCGGGGGAAGCGGCGCCCTTCTCGGTAGCGGGGCTTAGGCGATGCCGGCGGATTTTCTTCACTCAACGAGGAGAGCATCCAACATGGCGCTGTGGCCGCCTCCAGCAGTCCGGCAGGACGGCCGCTCGGAAAACTTCGGCCTTTTTCGGAATGACTCGGGAGGCCGACGGTGGGAAGCCTCTTCGGCTCTTTCCGGAGACTGCGAGGGGTCGGGATTCTTCGGAGACGCTCGGGTGCGTCCTCGGCCGCCGTTCGGGAGCGCTCAGGGGCTAA